A genomic segment from Excalfactoria chinensis isolate bCotChi1 chromosome 15, bCotChi1.hap2, whole genome shotgun sequence encodes:
- the MYLK2 gene encoding myosin light chain kinase 2, skeletal/cardiac muscle encodes MEQHEVQGSTADMVGSGSVAPPGTETSAAQPDPTAATNAVQTQNGGKEEPEEKAVGAAGENHGGTEEPVKEKVPSAAEKEEPGKEVALDAAVGAQGAVREKAETKGGKAGPEQEKVPNAAQHSDGGEKKAAKEEALAAETNRGKEEPAKDKTPMGESQGEMVEPAQGKSSAVAGAQKEPPKENALSAPGAEAGGEAEPTKKASAATEAEGGKAEPAGTASAAAPAHAKGEPEKEQPAAVKAEDGGKNVAKAKKSPAAKQPAKEKTPAAAAKDGGKKPTKVEKSKTVIKAQDGGKVTAKEKATAPAKEKATDTVQKPPAAVKAEDGGKEHMEKAPAAAGAQGEGVKEANAEQTNKEQPLKGPEPTRPALMQSLSCPATCQREEQPGLEVAAMETIPEETPMALAGEGLAEPTSAQQDMQPPEQPVPEGSTATPQERTLPGAEEQPQLGSEPPGHAEQPGPGATGQLDVTVAEPPPSPYLTPDFGKEDPFEILDDVPPPPAPFAHRIITLRTGSVSSQYNLSSKEILGGGKFGEVHTCTEKQTGLKLAAKVIRKQGAKDKEMVLLEIDVMNQLNHRNLIQLYDAIETPREIILFMEFVEGGELFERIIDDDYHLTEVDCMVFVRQICEGIRFMHHMHVLHLDLKPENILCVASTGHMVKIIDFGLARRYNPEEKLKVNFGTPEFLSPEVVNYEQVSYSTDMWSMGVITYMLLSGLSPFLGDNDTETLNNVLAANWYFDEETFESVSDEAKDFVSNLIIKEKSARMSAGQCLQHPWLTNLAEKAKRCNRRLKSQVLLKKYVMRRRWKKNFIGVCAANRFKKITSSGSLTALGV; translated from the exons ATGGAGCAGCACGAggtgcagggcagcactgccGACATGGTGGGATCTGGAAGTGTGGCCCCCCCTGGAACAGAGACCAGCGCAGCACAGCCTGaccccactgctgccaccaATGCTGTCCAGACTCAGAACGGAGGGAAAGAAGAGCCCgaggagaaggctgtgggtgctgcaggagagAACCATGGAGGGACAGAGGAGCCTGTGAAGGAGAAAGTGCcaagtgctgcagagaaagaagagcCTGGGAAGGAGGTGGCTCTGGATGCTGCTGTTGGGGCTCAGGGTGCAGTGAGGGAGAAGGCTGAGACCAAAGGAGGGAAGGCAGGTCCTGAGCAGGAGAAAGTCCCAAATGCTGCACAGCATTCGGATggtggggaaaagaaggctgccaAGGAGGAGGCTTTGGCTGCAGAGACCAACAGGGGGAAGGAAGAGCCTGCAAAGGATAAAACCCCAATGGGAGAGTCCCAAGGAGAGATGGTAGAGCCTGCACAGGGGAAGAGCTCAGCTGTAGCAGGGGCTCAGAAAGAACCTCCAAAGGAGAATGCCCTGAGTGCTCCAGGAGCTGAGGctggaggagaagcagagcccACAAAGAAGGCTTCGGCTGCAACAGAGgctgaaggagggaaggcagagccTGCAGGGACAGCCTCAGCTGCAGCGCCAGCCCATGCTAAGGGAGAGCCTGAGAAGGAGCAACCAGCTGCTGTGAAGGCTGAGGATGGAGGTAAAAATgttgcaaaagcaaagaaaagcccGGCTGCAAAACAGCCTGCAAAGGAGAAgacccctgctgctgctgcaaaggaTGGAGGGAAGAAACCCACAAAGGTGGAAAAGAGTAAAACAGTGATAAAGGCTCAGGATGGAGGCAAAGTGACTGCAAAGGAGAAAGCCACAGCTCCTGCAAAGGAGAAGGCTACAGATACTGTACAGAAGCCCCCAGCTGCAGTGAAGGCTGAGGATGGAGGGAAGGAGCACATGGAGAAggccccagctgctgcaggagctcagggTGAAGGGGTGAAAGAGGCCAACGCAGAGCAGACAAACAAGGAGCAACCACTGAAGGGGCCCGAGCCCACACGTCCAGCTCTGATGCAGAGCCTGAGCTGCCCGGCCACCTGCCAGAG agaggagcagcccgGGCTGGAGGTGGCTGCGATGGAGACAATCCCAGAGGAAACCCCAATGGCACTGGCAGGAGAGGGTCTGGCAGAGCccacctcagcccagcaggaCATGCAGCCCCCAGAGCAGCCCGTCCCTGAAGGCAGCACTGCCACCCCACAGGAGAGGACATTGCCTGGTGCcgaggagcagccccagctcggCTCAGAGCCCCCTGGGCACGCAGAGCAGCCAGGCCCTGGGGCCACGGGGCAGCTCGATGTGACAGTGGCAGAGCCACCACCCAGCCCCTACCTCACCCCTGATTTTGGGAAGGAAGACCCTTTTGAGATACTGG ACGATGTTCCCCCTCCGCCCGCACCCTTTGCGCACCgcatcatcacgctgcggacGGGCAGCGTCAGCTCCCAGTACAACCTCAGCTCCAAGGAAATCCTGGGGGG GGGAAAATTCGGTGAGGTGCACACGTGCACAGAGAAGCAGACGGGGCTCAAGTTGGCTGCCAAAGTCATCCGGAAGCAGGGAGCCAAGGACAAG GAAATGGTGCTGTTGGAGATCGACGTGATGAACCAGCTGAACCACCGCAACCTCATCCAGCTCTATGATGCCATCGAGACGCCCCGGGAGATCATCCTCTTCATGGAGTT CGTGGAAGGTGGGGAGCTCTTTGAGCGGATCATTGATGACGACTATCACCTGACTGAGGTGGACTGCATGGTGTTCGTGCGGCAGATCTGCGAGGGCATCCGCTTCATGCACCACATGCACGTCCTCCACCTCGACCTCAAG CCTGAGAACATCCTCTGCGTTGCTTCCACTGGGCACATGGTGAAGATCATCGACTTTGGGCTGGCTCGAAG GTACAACCCCGAGGAGAAGCTGAAAGTGAACTTTGGCACTCCCGAGTTCCTCTCCCCTGAGGTCGTCAACTACGAGCAGGTCTCCTACTCCACAGACATGTGGAGCATGGGCGTCATCACCTACATGCT CCTCAGTGGCCTCTCCCCCTTTTTGGGTGACAACGACACCGAAACACTCAACAACGTCCTGGCAGCCAACTGGTACTTTGATGAGGAGACCTTCGAGAGCGTTTCAGATGAGGCCAAGGACTTTGTCTCCAACCTCATCATCAAAGAGAAGAG TGCCAGGATGAGTGcagggcagtgcctgcagcacccCTGGCTCACCAACCTGGCAGAGAAGGCCAAGCGCTGCAACCGCCGCCTCAAGTCGCAGGTGCTGCTCAAGAAATACGTCATGCGACGGCGCTGGAAG AAAAACTTCATTGGGGTTTGTGCTGCCAACCGCTTCAAGAAGATCACCAGCTCAGGCTCGCTGACGGCGCTGGGTGTCTGA